One Spirosoma agri DNA window includes the following coding sequences:
- a CDS encoding polyketide synthase, translated as MENKGFIVPQYVHQLVEQTAHTHPDAVALILGGKTTTYQELNEQADAVCQAILEVDPETDLIGVSSTRSLEMVIGVLAVLKAGKAYLPLDPTYPEQRLQQICSDSGLKTCLATTQDAPVFERIGGLHVISSATETHSISHSPNRHASTAYVLYTSGSTGKPKGVSMGHGPLLNLLQWQAKNSQATLHSRTLQLAPLSFDVSFQEIFATLSTGGTLFLIDEELRLDLNALLTFIDEQSINRLFLPFVALQYLAEAAVSTQRFPEALREIMTAGEQLKVTPQLVKFFSSLPDCVLFNQYGPTECHVVSQLKLAGNPSEWPGLPSIGTAIDNVRLLIADERLNLLPDGEVGELLIAGDCLAEGYLHQEALTNEKFIELTLPEQAQIRVYRSGDLARYQPDGTVEFLGRRDDQVKIRGHRVELGELEVVINQIDGVKQAVVVAREGADGNKRLVAYLVSTTDHQDSLGVRKALEQGLPDYMMPSAFVWMDDFPKTTSGKVDKKKLPNPEQKRPELAVVYRKPKTEIERTVAAIWADLLQLDKVGLDDNFFELGGNSLLAQKIVAALKEKQYTLPVTKLYQYPTVEGITRYLQPSAPSRLSKTERQSKGEGASADQADVAVIGMAGRFPGATTIDEFWNLLKQGRETTRFFTDEELDPTIPAKLKNDPLYVKARGVIANADQFDAPFFGLAPTVAQLMDPQQRIFLEIAWEALEQTGYLPQHYSGRVGVFAGCGNNSYYLNNVLTNRDLVDQIGSFQVMTLNEKDYIASRTAYQLNLKGPAVSVYSACSTSLLAITQAVQSIRSGQTDVALAGGASITAPINSGHLYQEGAMLSKDGHCRSFDAKGEGTVFSDGAGVVLLKSLADAQRDGDTVYAVIKGIGVNNDGAGKGSFTAPNAEGQAGSIAMAIADADIDPATISYVEAHGTATPLGDPIELDGLTMGFGEQTEKQYCAIGSIKSNMGHLTQAAGVAGFIKTTLALYHKQIPASLNFSTPNPAINFTDTPFFVNTQLTDWQPTGARQHNPRRAGVSSFGVGGTNVHVVLEEFANENPVSETGRPVQLVTWSAKSLVSREAYASRLADAFRQNTQLSLADAAFTLQTTRADFTHRRFAVAATTAELIEKLSAETIVSSTAKTVKEAPGEVVFMFPGQGAQYLNMGRMLYEQEAVFRQAVDECADLLLTQSGVDIRPVIYSQVLDVEAEQRLKNTRYTQPALFVTEYALARLWMSWGIEPSVFCGHSIGEFVAAHLAGIFTLADALMLIATRGRLVSEQPRGSMLSVRMDAETVQAMMPTGLSMAAINSPKLCVVAGPDEDIADFARQLDDQEILNQPLETSHAFHSSMMEPVVGEFEKIVSQITLNRPQKAIVSTVTGSWLTDAQATDPAYWADHLRATVRFSDAIATVIELENPLLLEVGPGHVTATLARQQTTNRPITVLAGLVNQPDTTIAYQALLTTLGQVYLSGLAPDWTTFYANQHRQKVTIPTYAFNRKRCWIDPVVEQLPVTVPSNIATHTELSTCSLSTSSPITETSMRKDMLITRVNELLEQASGIDMDGITPDMSFLEIGLDSLLLTQVAITLKNEFNVPITFRQLTSEYTTPNMLAAYLDTILPTAELPAAVPPQAPVYTQPVQTYTVPVMDQVQVPISVNDSALGLVAQQLQLLAKQVALLQGGALATPVSVAPIAQPVPATNAMAQQPAPKTESVTVNVAKADTADLTPEEKIEHKKPFGATARIERQVSELTDEQQFFLERLTRRYNQKTGKSKAYAQEHRTHMADPRVVSGFRPLTKEIVYPLVVNRSKGSRLWDIDGNEYIDALNGFGSNMFGYQPDLIKQALHDQIENGYEVGPQHELAGEVSQLVCELTGADRAALCNTGSEAVLGTMRIARTVTGRSLIVAFSGSYHGIADEVLVRGTKKLKSFPAAPGIMPESVQNMLILDYGTDETLKIIRERAHELAAVLVEPVQSRRPEFVPVEFLKQVRKITEESGTALIFDEVITGFRTHPGGAQALFGIKADLASYGKVVGAGLPIGVIAGKRAFMDALDGGFWQYGDSSVPEVGVTYFAGTFVRHPLALAAAKASLEYMKEKGASLQQTLTQKTKRLADALNAIIDRQQIPLVVAQFGSLWKIKFKEDIAYGELLFTLMREKGIHIWDGFPCFLTEAHTDEEIDTIIDRFSRSVNELIETGFFVAAPLLTTRVHEAGVALTGELPPVPGARLGRDQAGNPAWFVANPDRPGKYLQVKLNEI; from the coding sequence ATGGAAAACAAGGGTTTCATCGTTCCCCAGTACGTTCATCAACTTGTTGAGCAGACTGCCCATACGCACCCCGATGCTGTTGCTTTAATTCTTGGTGGAAAGACAACAACTTACCAAGAACTAAACGAGCAGGCGGATGCCGTGTGTCAGGCTATTCTGGAGGTAGACCCTGAGACAGACCTGATCGGTGTAAGCAGCACCCGTAGCCTGGAGATGGTCATTGGCGTTCTGGCCGTATTGAAAGCCGGAAAAGCCTATTTACCCCTTGATCCCACCTATCCCGAACAGCGTTTACAGCAGATCTGTAGTGACTCGGGGCTAAAAACCTGTCTGGCTACGACGCAGGATGCACCTGTATTCGAACGCATAGGTGGTCTTCACGTTATCTCATCGGCGACTGAAACCCATTCCATATCACATAGCCCGAACAGGCATGCCTCTACGGCTTACGTTCTGTACACGTCCGGTTCAACCGGTAAGCCAAAAGGAGTTAGCATGGGCCACGGTCCTCTGCTGAATTTATTGCAGTGGCAGGCTAAAAACTCGCAGGCAACGCTGCATAGCCGAACGCTACAACTGGCACCCTTGAGTTTCGACGTTTCGTTTCAGGAGATTTTTGCCACGTTGAGTACGGGCGGAACGCTCTTCCTGATCGACGAAGAACTGCGGCTGGATTTGAATGCGTTGCTGACATTCATCGACGAGCAGTCGATAAACCGGTTGTTTCTGCCCTTTGTGGCGCTTCAATATCTGGCCGAAGCGGCTGTCAGTACCCAGCGTTTTCCGGAGGCACTGCGCGAAATTATGACGGCGGGCGAACAGTTGAAAGTTACGCCCCAGCTGGTAAAGTTCTTTTCGTCTCTTCCCGATTGTGTCCTGTTTAATCAGTATGGCCCAACGGAATGCCATGTGGTAAGCCAGCTAAAATTAGCGGGTAACCCCTCCGAGTGGCCTGGCTTGCCATCGATCGGTACGGCCATTGATAATGTCAGGTTGCTTATTGCGGATGAGCGTTTGAACCTACTGCCGGATGGCGAGGTGGGTGAACTGCTGATTGCTGGTGATTGCCTGGCGGAAGGGTATCTGCATCAGGAAGCACTGACGAACGAAAAATTTATCGAGCTAACACTCCCGGAACAGGCACAAATCCGTGTTTACCGATCCGGTGATCTGGCCCGTTATCAGCCGGATGGTACTGTCGAGTTTTTAGGCCGCCGGGATGATCAGGTGAAAATTCGTGGTCACCGCGTCGAACTGGGTGAGCTGGAAGTAGTTATCAACCAGATCGATGGCGTTAAGCAAGCGGTTGTCGTTGCCCGAGAAGGGGCCGACGGTAATAAGCGATTGGTCGCTTACCTGGTCTCTACCACCGATCATCAGGACAGCTTGGGGGTGCGGAAGGCATTGGAACAAGGACTGCCCGACTACATGATGCCATCAGCTTTTGTCTGGATGGATGATTTCCCCAAAACCACCAGCGGTAAAGTTGATAAGAAAAAACTACCCAACCCTGAGCAGAAACGGCCGGAGTTAGCTGTTGTCTACCGGAAGCCCAAAACCGAAATCGAGCGGACCGTTGCGGCTATATGGGCTGATCTATTACAGCTGGACAAGGTTGGGCTGGACGATAATTTCTTTGAACTGGGGGGCAATTCATTGCTGGCTCAGAAAATAGTGGCGGCCTTAAAAGAGAAGCAGTATACGCTTCCCGTCACCAAGCTTTATCAATACCCAACCGTAGAGGGCATTACGCGGTATCTACAACCATCGGCGCCGTCTAGGCTCTCGAAAACCGAACGTCAGTCCAAAGGAGAAGGTGCTTCTGCCGATCAGGCAGATGTAGCGGTCATTGGCATGGCGGGTCGTTTTCCGGGCGCAACAACGATCGATGAGTTCTGGAATCTGTTAAAACAGGGGCGCGAAACGACCCGATTCTTTACGGACGAAGAACTGGACCCGACGATACCGGCCAAACTTAAAAATGATCCGCTCTACGTAAAAGCGAGGGGCGTTATTGCCAATGCCGATCAGTTCGATGCGCCGTTTTTTGGTCTGGCGCCCACGGTTGCACAGTTGATGGACCCGCAACAGCGCATCTTCCTGGAAATTGCCTGGGAAGCACTGGAGCAAACAGGCTATCTGCCGCAACACTATAGCGGTCGTGTTGGCGTATTCGCGGGTTGCGGGAATAATTCGTACTACCTGAACAATGTGCTTACCAATCGAGATCTGGTCGATCAGATTGGTAGTTTTCAGGTGATGACGCTGAATGAGAAAGATTATATCGCGTCCCGCACGGCCTACCAGCTGAACCTGAAAGGACCAGCCGTAAGCGTGTATTCGGCTTGCTCGACATCCCTACTGGCCATAACGCAGGCTGTTCAGAGCATTCGAAGTGGCCAAACCGACGTGGCCCTGGCGGGAGGTGCCAGCATAACGGCCCCGATCAACAGCGGTCACCTGTATCAGGAGGGGGCCATGCTCAGTAAAGATGGTCATTGCCGATCATTCGATGCAAAAGGTGAAGGGACCGTCTTTAGTGATGGAGCGGGTGTTGTATTACTGAAAAGTCTGGCGGATGCCCAACGCGATGGCGATACGGTTTACGCCGTAATAAAAGGCATTGGTGTCAATAACGACGGAGCCGGAAAGGGAAGCTTCACCGCGCCGAATGCCGAAGGACAGGCTGGGTCTATCGCCATGGCCATTGCCGATGCCGACATTGACCCGGCAACGATCAGCTACGTAGAAGCCCACGGCACGGCTACACCACTCGGCGATCCCATCGAACTGGATGGCCTGACAATGGGATTCGGTGAACAGACCGAAAAACAGTATTGTGCGATTGGGTCGATCAAGAGCAACATGGGCCACCTGACGCAGGCGGCTGGTGTTGCCGGATTTATCAAAACGACGCTGGCGCTATACCATAAACAGATTCCGGCCTCGCTTAACTTTTCGACGCCCAACCCGGCCATAAACTTTACCGATACGCCATTCTTTGTCAATACGCAACTGACCGACTGGCAACCAACGGGCGCTCGTCAGCATAATCCGCGACGGGCAGGTGTCAGTTCGTTCGGCGTAGGCGGCACCAACGTACACGTTGTTCTGGAAGAGTTTGCCAACGAGAACCCTGTATCCGAAACCGGGCGACCCGTTCAACTCGTAACCTGGTCAGCTAAATCTTTGGTGAGTCGTGAGGCTTATGCCAGCCGTTTAGCTGATGCGTTCCGGCAGAACACCCAGTTGAGTTTGGCCGATGCGGCCTTTACGTTGCAGACAACCCGGGCTGACTTTACACACCGTCGTTTTGCCGTAGCTGCAACTACAGCTGAGCTGATCGAAAAGCTTTCGGCTGAGACGATTGTATCATCGACGGCGAAAACGGTTAAGGAAGCTCCCGGTGAAGTCGTCTTCATGTTTCCCGGACAGGGGGCGCAGTATCTGAACATGGGCCGTATGCTCTACGAGCAGGAGGCTGTGTTCCGGCAAGCGGTGGATGAGTGTGCGGACCTGTTGCTAACGCAGTCGGGCGTTGATATTCGTCCGGTTATTTATTCGCAAGTACTGGATGTAGAGGCTGAACAGCGGCTGAAAAACACGCGCTATACGCAGCCTGCCCTCTTTGTTACAGAATATGCGCTGGCGCGATTGTGGATGAGCTGGGGCATTGAACCCTCGGTATTCTGTGGGCATAGCATCGGCGAATTTGTGGCGGCTCACCTAGCCGGAATTTTCACGCTGGCCGATGCCCTGATGCTGATCGCTACCCGTGGCCGCCTGGTGAGTGAACAACCGCGCGGGAGTATGCTGTCGGTGCGTATGGATGCGGAGACTGTACAAGCCATGATGCCAACGGGTTTGTCAATGGCGGCCATCAACAGTCCCAAGCTGTGCGTGGTGGCTGGTCCCGACGAGGATATTGCTGATTTTGCCCGGCAGCTCGATGATCAGGAAATTCTGAATCAACCGCTCGAAACCAGCCATGCTTTCCATTCGTCGATGATGGAACCCGTTGTTGGCGAGTTTGAGAAGATTGTAAGTCAGATTACGCTGAACCGTCCACAGAAGGCAATTGTATCGACAGTAACGGGTTCCTGGCTAACGGATGCTCAGGCAACCGATCCTGCTTACTGGGCCGATCATTTACGGGCGACAGTGCGGTTTTCCGATGCGATTGCGACCGTTATCGAGCTGGAAAATCCGCTTCTGCTTGAAGTCGGGCCTGGCCATGTAACGGCAACGCTGGCCCGTCAGCAAACGACCAATCGACCCATTACGGTGTTGGCCGGTCTGGTTAATCAACCGGATACAACGATCGCGTACCAGGCCCTCTTAACAACACTTGGACAAGTATACCTTAGCGGACTAGCCCCAGACTGGACGACGTTTTATGCGAACCAGCATCGGCAGAAAGTGACCATACCAACGTACGCATTCAACAGAAAGCGGTGCTGGATCGATCCCGTTGTGGAGCAACTACCCGTAACGGTTCCTTCCAATATAGCTACGCATACCGAATTATCTACCTGTTCATTATCTACCTCCTCACCGATTACAGAGACTAGTATGAGAAAAGACATGTTAATCACTAGGGTCAACGAACTATTAGAACAAGCATCAGGCATTGATATGGACGGAATTACTCCTGACATGAGTTTCCTGGAAATAGGTCTTGACTCATTGCTGCTGACACAGGTTGCAATTACCTTAAAAAATGAATTTAACGTACCGATAACCTTTCGGCAGTTGACGAGTGAGTACACAACTCCCAACATGCTGGCGGCTTATCTCGATACTATATTGCCCACGGCTGAACTACCCGCTGCGGTTCCTCCGCAAGCACCAGTTTATACACAACCTGTTCAGACCTATACCGTACCCGTAATGGATCAGGTACAGGTTCCGATTTCGGTCAATGACTCCGCATTGGGATTAGTCGCGCAACAGCTCCAGTTACTTGCCAAGCAGGTTGCGCTGTTGCAGGGAGGAGCACTGGCAACGCCCGTTTCAGTAGCGCCTATAGCACAGCCCGTACCAGCAACCAATGCAATGGCGCAACAGCCGGCTCCCAAAACCGAATCAGTCACTGTAAACGTAGCTAAAGCTGATACGGCTGACTTAACGCCTGAAGAGAAAATAGAACACAAGAAACCGTTCGGGGCCACCGCCCGAATCGAACGGCAGGTGTCGGAACTGACGGATGAGCAGCAGTTTTTTCTGGAGCGGCTAACCCGCCGGTATAACCAGAAAACTGGGAAGAGTAAAGCCTATGCGCAGGAGCATCGCACACACATGGCCGATCCGCGGGTGGTATCTGGGTTCCGGCCATTGACCAAAGAAATTGTTTATCCGCTGGTTGTTAACCGGTCGAAAGGAAGTCGCCTGTGGGACATCGATGGGAATGAATACATCGATGCCCTGAATGGATTTGGCTCAAATATGTTTGGTTATCAGCCTGATCTGATCAAACAGGCGTTACACGATCAAATCGAAAATGGCTACGAAGTTGGCCCACAGCATGAGCTGGCCGGTGAAGTAAGCCAGCTGGTCTGCGAGTTGACGGGGGCCGATCGGGCCGCCTTGTGTAATACGGGTTCGGAAGCTGTGCTGGGTACGATGCGGATTGCCCGTACGGTAACGGGACGTTCGCTGATCGTTGCCTTTTCGGGTTCCTACCACGGTATTGCCGATGAGGTACTGGTTCGTGGTACCAAGAAATTGAAATCGTTTCCGGCTGCGCCCGGTATCATGCCCGAGTCCGTTCAGAACATGCTGATTCTGGACTATGGCACGGATGAGACACTGAAAATCATTCGTGAACGGGCGCATGAACTGGCTGCCGTACTGGTTGAGCCCGTACAAAGCCGCCGTCCGGAATTTGTGCCTGTCGAATTTTTGAAGCAGGTCCGTAAAATCACCGAAGAGTCGGGTACAGCGTTGATCTTCGATGAAGTGATTACGGGCTTTAGAACACATCCGGGGGGTGCCCAGGCCCTGTTCGGTATTAAAGCCGATCTTGCTTCCTACGGTAAGGTTGTCGGGGCTGGCTTACCGATCGGTGTCATTGCTGGTAAACGGGCGTTTATGGACGCGCTCGACGGCGGTTTCTGGCAGTATGGCGATAGCTCTGTGCCTGAAGTCGGGGTTACGTACTTTGCTGGTACGTTCGTTCGGCACCCATTGGCGTTAGCCGCGGCCAAAGCGTCTCTGGAGTATATGAAGGAGAAGGGAGCATCACTGCAACAGACGCTAACGCAGAAGACGAAGCGACTGGCCGATGCCTTAAACGCAATTATTGACCGTCAGCAAATCCCGCTGGTTGTTGCGCAGTTTGGCTCGCTCTGGAAAATCAAGTTTAAGGAAGATATCGCATACGGTGAACTACTGTTTACACTGATGCGCGAAAAAGGCATTCACATCTGGGATGGCTTTCCCTGCTTCCTGACCGAGGCTCATACCGATGAGGAGATCGATACGATCATTGATCGATTCTCCCGGAGTGTCAACGAATTGATCGAAACCGGTTTTTTTGTGGCTGCTCCGCTACTGACAACCAGAGTGCACGAAGCGGGAGTTGCCCTTACCGGCGAATTACCACCTGTTCCGGGAGCCCGGCTGGGGCGCGATCAGGCCGGAAATCCAGCCTGGTTTGTTGCCAACCCAGATCGCCCCGGTAAATACTTGCAGGTCAAATTAAATGAAATCTGA